The proteins below come from a single Tachypleus tridentatus isolate NWPU-2018 chromosome 13, ASM421037v1, whole genome shotgun sequence genomic window:
- the LOC143237273 gene encoding oxidative stress-induced growth inhibitor 1-like: protein MATYKDVVIIGNGPSAITLSYFLAGNVPFYSASGHPVDFLHYRLEGLQKVPIVDLDLQWLSEGLEGRSHNPVSLLFDALSHPNADLGVEQPSVLRWHHQPSRQIDHVVLGKGPPGGAWQKMEGGTLTISLGSWMELPNLPFRDWNSLQHRGRTCLPGIRQKRVNVENVACYYEDYVDIMGLRKFFVNQTTVTSVHLVEINCDVDKPNPRICHLYPLWKVKGQSVEQCQDTGEVKNTDFSFVTPHVVLATGNSDQPNTIDVPGEDQPFVLHFLSDLERLLLNGQLTPESGTLLIVGAGLSAADAIIAARFHGISVVHVFRRDVGDPELVFNKLPPNMYPEYHKVNQMMADHSKSYRGYKPYPAHKITSILPSHEVVLESINCGNKCVLHAAYVLVLVGMHPDLSFMPNSGKSMGVLSNEPVNCKTNQIEIYPYTHETVSYPGIFAMGPLVGDNFVRFVQGGALAITSYLHKKKSNSVLS from the exons ATGGCTACTTATAAAGATGTTGTTATAATTG gcaATGGACCATCAGCTATCACTTTATCATATTTTTTGGCTGGAAATGTGCCTTTCTACTCAGCATCAGGCCATCCTGTTGACTTCTTACATTATCGTTTGGAAGGTTTACAGAAAGTTCCCATTGTAGATTTG gACTTGCAATGGCTGAGTGAAGGATTAGAAGGCCGATCCCACAATCCTGTGTCTCTTCTCTTTGATGCTCTCAGCCATCCTAATGCAGACCTTGGTGTAGAGCAACCCTCTGTATTAAGGTGGCATCATCAACCCAGTCGTCAGATTGATCATGTGGTGTTGGGGAAAGGGCCACCTGGTGGAGCATGGCAG AAAATGGAAGGAGGAACGTTGACTATCAGTCTTGGATCGTGGATGGAACTACCAAACCTACCTTTCAGAGACTGGAATTCATTACAACACAG aGGGAGAACCTGTCTTCCTGGAATACGACAGAAGAGAGTTAATGTTGAAAACGTAGCTTGCTATTATGAAGATTATGTGGATATTATGGGCCTTAGAAAATTTTTTGTTAATCAAACAACAGTAACATCTGTGCATCTGGTTGAAATCAACTGTGATGTAGATAAACCAAACCCAAGAATTTGTCACCTGTATCCATTATGGAAAGTAAAAGGTCAAAGTGTTGAACAGTGCCAAGATACTGGGGAAGTGAAAAATACAGATTTCTCTTTTGTCACACCACATGTTGTATTAGCAACAGGTAATTCAGATCAACCAAACACCATTGATGTGCCAGGAGAGGATCAGCCATTTGTTCTCCACTTTCTATCTGACTTGGAAAGACTTCTGCTGAATGGCCAATTAACACCTGAATCTGGAACTTTACTGATTGTTGGTGCTGGTCTGAGTGCAGCTGATGCTATTATAGCAGCTCGTTTTCATGGTATTTCTGTTGTTCATGTTTTCCGTAGAGATGTGGGCGATCCTGAGCTTGTATTCAACAAACTCCCTCCGAACATGTACCCTGAATATCATAAAGTGAATCAAATGATGGCAGATCATTCAAAAAGTTATAGGGGTTACAAGCCTTATCCAGCTCACAAAATTACATCTATCCTTCCAAGTCATGAAGTAGTTCTTGAATCTATAAACTGTGGTAATAAGTGTGTATTGCATGCAGCATATGTTTTGGTTCTAGTTGGAATGCATCCTGACTTGTCTTTTATGCCAAATTCTGGTAAAAGTATGGGAGTTTTATCAAATGAACCAGTTAACTGTAAGACAAACCAAATTGAAATTTATCCATACACACATGAGACTGTTAGCTACCCAGGAATTTTTGCCATGGGACCTCTTGTTGGAGACAATTTTGTTAGGTTTGTCCAGGGAGGAGCTCTTGCAATAACTAGTTACCTCCATAAAAAAAAATCGAACAGTGTTTTGTCTTAG